The following are from one region of the Acidobacteriota bacterium genome:
- the bshC gene encoding bacillithiol biosynthesis cysteine-adding enzyme BshC: protein MRRQMTDDGRPETVVGRRSSVVGHPSSHHVSRMKTMTADCNNLEAAANKLTDAVRFTDIPRMTPLFTDFLYDYQKVARFYPNYGRSVEPLADHSRRVGAQEFDRKRVPDALERINRRAGSPELTFKHIEMLRHPGSVAIVTGQQAGLFTGPLYTIHKALTVIKLAACLRDQGVEAVPVFWVASEDHDYEEVNHCRVVDREGHLKRIQYEASGHKPDEPVGSVVLCEDISQTIDDLIAQLAPSEFTPALERDLRESYEKGVGFAEAFERLMARLFRDYGVVLLDPLDDELKQVAAPLYERAIQKSSEIARALVERSRELEEAGYHAQIKVSEDMVPLFIMDDGRRKAITQHQDGRFTVKGSDRSFAAEELVELAARCPSCFSPNVTLRPVVQDYLLPAAAYIGGPAEIAYFAQLRAVYETLGRQEPCVLPRASLTIVEGRHQKTMQKYGLELRDFFDGLHPAVTKVVEQSLDRNAAGAFTETERLVNEQLDKLGEALQQTDATLSDPLKRAREKITYQLEHLRTRFIHASAHREQTAYRQVERAYTTLCPDKNLQERELNVYYFLSRYGPALIEELYNAAELGFSNHKLVYVGGVASQVVNAR, encoded by the coding sequence ATGCGACGACAGATGACCGATGACGGACGACCGGAGACGGTCGTCGGTCGTCGGTCGTCGGTCGTCGGTCATCCGTCGTCGCATCACGTTTCAAGAATGAAAACTATGACTGCCGACTGTAACAATCTCGAGGCTGCTGCCAATAAACTTACTGATGCGGTGCGGTTCACCGACATCCCGCGCATGACTCCTCTGTTCACGGATTTCTTGTACGACTATCAGAAGGTCGCGCGGTTTTATCCAAACTACGGCCGTTCGGTCGAGCCTCTCGCCGATCATTCCCGCCGCGTCGGAGCGCAGGAGTTCGATCGCAAGCGCGTGCCCGACGCGCTCGAGCGAATCAATCGCCGGGCCGGTTCCCCCGAGCTGACGTTCAAGCATATCGAGATGCTTCGGCATCCGGGTTCGGTCGCGATCGTAACCGGACAGCAAGCAGGGCTGTTCACCGGCCCTCTGTACACCATCCACAAGGCGCTCACCGTGATCAAACTGGCCGCTTGCCTTCGCGATCAGGGCGTTGAGGCCGTACCCGTTTTCTGGGTTGCGAGCGAAGACCACGACTACGAAGAAGTGAACCATTGCCGAGTCGTCGACCGCGAAGGACATTTGAAACGGATTCAATACGAGGCAAGCGGTCATAAACCCGACGAGCCGGTCGGCAGCGTTGTGCTTTGCGAAGACATAAGCCAGACGATTGACGATCTCATCGCGCAGCTCGCGCCTTCGGAGTTCACGCCGGCGCTCGAGCGCGACCTGCGCGAGAGCTATGAGAAAGGCGTCGGATTCGCGGAGGCATTCGAGCGATTGATGGCGCGGTTGTTCCGCGATTACGGCGTCGTGTTGCTGGACCCTCTCGATGATGAATTGAAGCAGGTCGCCGCTCCGCTTTATGAACGCGCAATCCAGAAGTCGAGCGAGATAGCCCGGGCTCTGGTCGAGCGGAGCCGCGAGCTCGAGGAAGCGGGTTATCACGCGCAGATCAAAGTATCCGAAGACATGGTTCCGCTGTTCATAATGGACGATGGACGACGCAAGGCAATCACACAGCACCAGGACGGGCGCTTCACGGTGAAAGGCTCGGACCGCTCGTTCGCCGCCGAAGAGCTTGTTGAGCTGGCGGCTCGGTGTCCGAGTTGCTTTAGCCCCAACGTAACGCTGAGGCCGGTGGTTCAGGATTACTTGCTGCCGGCTGCCGCTTACATCGGGGGTCCGGCGGAGATCGCCTACTTCGCGCAGCTTCGCGCGGTGTACGAGACGCTCGGCCGCCAGGAGCCGTGTGTTTTGCCGCGCGCGAGCCTTACGATCGTGGAAGGCCGTCATCAAAAAACGATGCAGAAGTACGGGCTGGAACTTCGAGACTTCTTCGATGGGTTGCACCCGGCGGTTACAAAGGTCGTCGAGCAGAGCCTCGATCGAAACGCAGCCGGCGCATTCACCGAAACTGAGCGATTGGTGAACGAACAACTGGACAAGCTCGGAGAAGCATTGCAGCAGACTGACGCTACGTTGAGTGACCCGCTAAAACGAGCTCGCGAGAAGATTACTTATCAGTTGGAACACCTGCGAACTCGCTTCATCCACGCAAGCGCGCATCGCGAACAGACCGCATACCGCCAGGTCGAGCGCGCGTACACTACCCTTTGCCCGGACAAGAACCTCCAGGAGCGCGAGCTGAATGTCTACTACTTCCTGTCGCGCTACGGACCCGCCCTGATCGAGGAGTTGTACAACGCCGCCGAGTTGGGCTTCTCTAATCACAAGTTGGTATACGTCGGCGGAGTCGCGTCTCAAGTTGTCAACGCTCGTTGA
- a CDS encoding dihydrodipicolinate synthase family protein, with translation MSTSERPINLNGILPPITTPFNQRGDVDYAALSSNIARYNETGLVGYVALGSNGEAVHLNADERRTVIETLKRAATSTHTIIAGVNELSTRAAIEAARAAADCGADAVLVITPYFYKSSMTQEALGRHFTEVADHSPIPVLIYNVPQNTGVVIEPATIAALGAHEKIIGVKDSAGNMGAMSETIRRAPEGFAVMVGNGGIVYPSLTMGATGAILGVACAAPRACVELYAAVDSGDHARARELQHRLAPLSHIVTAGLSVPGLKAAMDMLGYASGLPRAPLNPVSNSHREQIKAVIRETGLFPEIE, from the coding sequence ATGTCTACCAGCGAGCGCCCCATCAACCTCAACGGAATACTCCCGCCCATAACCACGCCGTTCAACCAACGCGGCGACGTTGACTATGCAGCGCTTTCCTCAAACATTGCTCGCTACAACGAGACCGGGCTCGTGGGTTATGTCGCCTTAGGCTCAAACGGCGAAGCAGTGCACCTCAACGCCGACGAACGCAGAACAGTGATTGAGACGCTCAAACGCGCGGCCACAAGCACGCACACGATCATCGCCGGTGTGAACGAGCTTTCAACCCGCGCAGCCATCGAAGCGGCGCGAGCCGCAGCCGATTGCGGGGCCGACGCCGTGCTGGTCATCACTCCGTACTTTTACAAATCGTCGATGACTCAGGAAGCGCTCGGTCGCCACTTCACCGAGGTCGCCGATCATTCACCGATTCCTGTTTTGATTTACAACGTCCCACAGAACACCGGAGTGGTTATCGAGCCGGCGACGATCGCCGCGCTCGGTGCGCACGAGAAGATCATTGGTGTAAAAGACAGCGCGGGAAACATGGGAGCGATGTCGGAGACTATCCGGCGCGCGCCTGAAGGGTTCGCGGTGATGGTCGGAAACGGGGGCATTGTGTACCCCTCGCTTACGATGGGAGCGACAGGCGCGATCCTCGGTGTTGCATGCGCCGCCCCGCGCGCCTGTGTAGAGCTGTACGCCGCGGTCGATTCCGGCGACCACGCGCGAGCGCGCGAGCTTCAACATCGCCTCGCGCCGCTGTCGCACATAGTAACGGCAGGTTTGAGTGTGCCCGGATTAAAGGCTGCGATGGATATGCTGGGGTATGCCAGCGGGCTTCCGCGCGCCCCGCTCAATCCAGTAAGTAACTCGCATAGAGAGCAGATCAAGGCGGTGATTCGCGAGACCGGGCTCTTCCCGGAAATTGAGTGA
- the fmt gene encoding methionyl-tRNA formyltransferase yields MGTPEFSVPSLERLIRDGHEVAAVFTQPDKPAGRGKHLNTPAVKALAVERGIPVHQPAKIKSNDEVRAIFEAISPDACVVAAYGKILPQWMLSIPRLGCINVHASLLPKYRGAAPINWAIANGERETGVTIMQMDAGMDTGPMLAKLSISIGDQETAPVLSTRLAQLGAELLGETLPRIERGEIAPLTQDDSEATYAPMLKREDGLIDWRMSASEIANRVRAFQPWPGTYTNFRGGRLIVWQGSEAPSRQEADFAAEPGTILNIDESGLTIACSGLSALLIQEVQIEGKRRVSAREFANGARLKPGDLINRNDLVQPPALNPSQ; encoded by the coding sequence ATGGGCACGCCTGAATTCTCAGTCCCGTCGCTCGAGCGGTTGATACGTGACGGCCACGAAGTCGCGGCTGTGTTCACTCAGCCTGACAAGCCGGCGGGCCGGGGAAAGCACCTGAACACTCCCGCGGTTAAAGCATTGGCGGTCGAACGCGGCATCCCCGTGCACCAGCCGGCAAAGATCAAAAGCAACGACGAGGTGCGCGCGATCTTCGAGGCCATATCGCCCGATGCATGCGTGGTCGCGGCGTACGGTAAGATCCTCCCTCAGTGGATGCTTTCCATCCCTCGACTCGGGTGTATCAACGTTCACGCATCCTTGCTGCCGAAGTATCGCGGCGCTGCGCCGATCAACTGGGCGATCGCGAACGGCGAGCGCGAAACAGGCGTGACGATCATGCAAATGGACGCCGGGATGGATACCGGACCGATGCTGGCAAAGCTCTCCATATCGATCGGCGATCAAGAAACCGCTCCTGTGCTTTCAACGCGCCTCGCTCAGTTGGGAGCGGAGCTTCTGGGCGAAACGCTTCCGCGCATCGAGCGAGGCGAAATCGCGCCACTCACTCAAGACGATAGCGAAGCCACTTACGCGCCGATGCTCAAACGCGAAGACGGATTGATCGACTGGCGAATGAGCGCGAGCGAAATAGCTAATCGCGTTCGGGCGTTTCAACCGTGGCCGGGCACCTATACCAACTTCCGCGGCGGGCGGCTGATCGTATGGCAGGGATCTGAAGCGCCCTCTCGCCAAGAAGCGGACTTTGCGGCCGAACCTGGAACTATTTTGAACATCGACGAATCGGGGCTCACGATTGCGTGTAGCGGCTTGAGCGCTCTGCTCATCCAGGAGGTTCAGATCGAAGGCAAACGACGTGTCTCGGCGCGCGAGTTCGCAAACGGCGCGCGGTTGAAACCAGGCGACCTAATCAACAGGAATGATCTGGTCCAGCCTCCAGCACTGAATCCTTCGCAGTGA